The Tripterygium wilfordii isolate XIE 37 chromosome 21, ASM1340144v1, whole genome shotgun sequence genome segment CAATTGCTTGTGGATAGCATTCACTTACCTCCATCTCCAAAGATCGCCAAGTTTGCTTGCGTTTTCCCCACTTCGACTGCAAGCGAATGAGAAATTCCTCGGCCCAGGGTTCACTACTCCCGCCCATGCTCAGATCATAAGGCACTGAGAAACTGGTGAAAACGTTTCGAGACAAACCAATTAGATATTGTATGACAACAACAATATATAAAATGCAAGTAATCAATATTTAAAACCAACAATAAGAGAGCTTCCAACTCTGCCAATCAATAGTCATGTAAGTACAATGTGCATCCAACAAGATGTTTTTTATCACGATGATTGTTCATTTCAAATAAGTGGAATAGTACGAAAGAGTTTCCATATCTCAAAATAAGGAAGAATCCTGAGACCAAAGTCTTATGCTATATAGAAGAGTTTGCAGCTTCAGACTGACCAGAATGGGAGATCATAGCCACCGATTGCTGTCTTGTGATTTACACTATAGAAAGCAGATAACGATGAAAACTTTCCTCAACATAGAATAGGAATTCCATTTTTTTATCAATGCCTTGCCAGAGAGTAAAATGAAATGTAATTCTGGTGGAGAAAATAATTATTGTATCACAGAACATCAAAATGAAGTGCGGCTCAACATGTTTCAAACAGATGGCTGGTAAGGATCTGCATCATTTCCTTTTACATTCGCAAGTTGTAGCAAAGTGAGGAAATTAAGCAGCACCGGCTACATAAACTTTCAGATGGAAGCTGGCCTGATTTTGCATTGCCTATCTAATCTTCACTTAACCATATGTTCCCCCcactctaaaaaaaaaaaaaaaaaaactctctaaTTAGAATGGGAAAGTGACGAGTTCCTTCTAAAACCTACTATCTACCAATCACCCACAGCCCCCAAGTCCATCCCAATAGCAGACATGTAAGTGTATGATAGAGATGGTAACTATCTGCCAGAAAAATGGTATGCAGCAGTAGACAAAAAATAGTGATCAGACAAGAAGATAATAAGTAATGCAAATCTCTGAAAACATGCAGGAACGctgaaatataatttattatgttttaCAGGATAATTGCAACTTCAGATTGTGCATATTGAAAGATCATTGGGGATCCATTGCTCTTGTTATTAACAATCACATAAGTGGAAGAATAAGGAAGAGTTTCCACTCCCCACATCCCAAGTAAGGAAGAATCCCGCGACTGAAAGTCGTATGTTATACAACTGAACAGAATTTTCAAAACATTGCCATGAATCATAAATGGCCTTGTATAACACTCTTCAAGGCAATGTTTTGACACTTGCCTTTATCCTATATGTCAATATCCTTCTCCCATGCACATTTTATatcatctctttttttcttttgttttcttttttttaccacAATCTTTCTCATCCTATGCCACTTGTCCATACTACAAAGGTTACCCCAATCTCCATGAATTTTCTTATCTAATATATCATTCCCTAAATTCCTCAATTGGCCATCTCCTAATCATTGATAATATTTTCTAATATCATGAGCACCTCCCTTTTGCCACTTGTCCACCTTGCTTAGACTTGTTTCTATAACTACCCATTTTGTAGGTGTACATATGAGACAACCCAATGCCTTTTTTCTAAAACCTCTTTTGGGTCCAATTATTCATCACCTTTTTATTGACCAATtcccatttttttcttcttccccacATGACCCCCTTCTCCAAGCACATGTGAGCTTCTACTCTCTTCCCTTTATTATTTCTTCTCTTAAATTATTCTTAAATTTTGTCTTATTCATCACAATAAAGACTTAGCTTGTCATTACTCTACCAATGATTGCCTTCAATTTATCTACAATATTTATAAGATTCCATGCATGGTGAATATCTCATCCTAATTAATTCTATGTGCCATGCATGCTCCATCTCCCATGAacgagtatgtatatatatgtatacatatgcagttatcgatatatatatatatattaatatattatgccGGGAGCCGGGTGTGTTCTATTTAACATGTTCTTACTCAATATATATGGACGTTTGATACATTTAGGTTCCAATGTCACCCAACTTACCCACCTGTAAATAGGGTAGGGTTAACTTACTTGTTAATATTTCATTACTACGGTTAAATTTTCGGGATGTTACAGATCTCTCTCCCTTaagaaatttcgtccccgaaatttttCTGCGTCCTTATTTGAACAGGCCAAGGTATTCTTCATCAAATCTTCTCTTTCCCATGTGGCTTCTTCGAAAATGTTATTTCCCCATAATACCCTAACCATCCGTATCATCTTATTTCGTAGGAGTACAATTCTCGGTTCGGTGATAAATTTGCTGAAACTGAACTGAACCAACTGATGCTCAGTCTTAATCAGAAGATTCAGAACGAAAGTAGCTAGTACAGTATACGTATCGAAATTTGAAACCCCTTACCTCATCAGTTCCTCTTGCTGAGCTCCTTTGCAGAAAGCACTATTCCTGCAATCATTCAACATCAACAATTTCATCCACAATAAGGAGCATACTTCTAATATATTTGATTACAATGCTAATTCTACTTCACCAGCAATAAATAAAATCTTCTAGGCAACCACAAAATCCATGTGACACTTGTTTTGCAAAATAACTTGTAGAGGTGCACATGGAGAGATTACCTAAAGCAGAGACCCAAGCAAAGTTTGCAACTCAACTTTCATAATTAGGTtgatgattgttttttttttttgaaaagaaaattgttttatTAACACCACCAAGGGAGTGCCACCCCAGAACGAACTTGATTCCACAATTTTGATATAATTGAAAATATTAGAACAAGTCCCAATCGACCAGAGCTTGAGCTCTGAAAGccaattttccaaaaaaatccCCATCGAACACTCCTCGCGGAAAATTCTAGAGTTCCGCTCCTTCCAGATTAACCAACATGTGCCCTGAAAAACCATAAGCAGATACTTGGCTTTGGATTTACATGAGGTGAGGGGCTGCCAAGCTTCCATTCCCGAGCTCAAATTACTACAGGGGACCCAATTGACTACCATTAGACTCCAAATCATGCTCCAAACTTTAGGAACTCAGGGACAAcgcaacaagaaaacaaaatgctTTTTTATTCTTCACCTCAAGGATTGAATCCGGGTTATTAGATGAGAGTCCAATAAAGTTATTCTCTTAAATTTAAAACACAGACAAAGaagcttttcaaatttcaggAAAGTCTCCTCTTGACAATTTCACCTTTCTTGCATGTCAACAGAAAGATTTAGAATATTACCaaggaattaaaaaaaagagaaaaatagtaAGGATATAAAGGCAGCGACAAAAGCCTTTAAACATCATTTAAGCGACCAGCTTACGTCATTCTTGAACGTCAAGTCAAAATATACACATAACGAACAAGAAAGAAGCAGACCTGCGGACTAAAATTCTGAAGACACGGAGAGATTTCGTTGAAAGATTAAATATAGCATCTGCAATATGCTCCTTGCTGAACAAGTACACAACTGGATAACCAAGAAGCCACCTGAAAGACGTCAAATACCTATTTTTAGCATTAACATAATgcaaacttaccaaaaaaattaacataGTGCAATggttcaaaattttattttggaaaaATAAGGAAACATCTGAAACAAATCAGTGAGATATAATTCAACAGTGTGACAGTGTAACACTTAGTTTGACCAAATAAGAATGAAAAGTACAATAATGTGGCACATGATCTTAAgctttataatatttttctccAAGTGTTAAGCAGGTTTTATCAATTAAGGCATAAGTAAGAATTTAGTGTTTTAACGAATAAGGATGTACCAAGACAGTCCATATTTCAATAATGGCGCCATTACCCGACAGTGCTCTTCTTCTAAAAATCCTTCTAGTAGAACTTGTtcatcatcattcaagcctttatCACATAAGTTTGGGATCGGCTACATGactctatgagaaaatcaaagggGATCCACTACAGGTATTCGTTTTCGCCATTCGTTTCTATTTAAGTTCATACATACATCAACTCCTCCTGAATCAATAtcctttcttactacttcaagccatgtatttttaggtcttcctcttcATTTCCTATTCTctcttatacaaattctctcgattctctTCACCACCGCACCGCTATCTCTACATGATACAtgcccataccatcttaaatggttttctcataacttatcttcaattggtaCTACTGCTATCTTAGATCTAATACTATCATTTCTTATCATATCTTCCCTCACGTGGCCACACACCCAACTATGCATTCACATTTCTACTACATGCATTTTTAAGATATGTCGTCTCTTAATATTCCAATCCTCAGAACCATACATTATCGCGGTCGTATGGCCGACCTACGAAAATTTTCCTTCAACAATAAAGGAACCATTCGGTTGTATAAAACTCAAATACACTACTCCAGTTCATCCACCCATTTTTAATATATTAGCTACATCTTCACTATATGTCTCCATCATCTTGGAAAAGCACAAGAAAATTCAATTGTCCAAGCAGAATTACACTTTTGCAGATGATTTTTTTAGAGAAAGATCTTTGAACTCCAAGAAGTTACCATTGTTACATGAATCCGAATGTGGAAGCCAAAATTGCGACGTAGCAAGCCAATTGTCAATAACAGTATCAAGGCTAGATTCCACATTGTTGAAGAACCTATAGCCAAGACTGAAAGAAGGGACTGCTTTGTATCCAGGCCTGAGTTACAaagttttctttctccttttgatGCAATGTCATCTTTCAAGTAGTAAGCTAATTGATCAGAGAGTTACATACAGCCTCTTCAATTCCACGAGACTAGGCTAGTCTCCATACTCCATAAGCTTCTATACCATTTGCAGTGCAGGAGGATTCATTAGTAGATTCTTCTTCCTACTTACAAAGATGGCATCTATTTATAATTACCAATCCCTAGATCTCAACTTGTCAATAATGAGTACCCTTGGCCAAGTTGGCTCCAACCCAGACAAAACCAATCTAGGAGGGACTTTAGGCGGCCAAATATCTTGTTGGGGTAAGTTCAGTTTTGTTTCAATAATGGATATTCAGCAATTCACGGTCCATCCCTTGTAGATCTCAATGTCAACCAGTTGATTATACGGTTATTGCTGTTGCTAGACCTGAACAGAAAGCCACATTGTTTCAAACAGCATGCATGGGTCAGAATGTTGCTAGACAGGTTGGGTGGGTGGTGGGCAGGAATAATCTTGTCAATAGGCCAGGATTCCTCTAacttacaaaaaagaaaacccgTTGAGAGCAGACATAGGACCTTCTGCAAATAGGCTTTCACACCTGAGATAGATGACATTTTTGATTATTGGCCAATCCAGATGATTGGTCTCTTTCTCTCCATCCCTTCTAAAGTAATTAAGTTATTATGATAACTACATGATTTGTATACAATACTTTAACATGCATACTTCAAGATGGGGGAGCAGTAGAATAGGTAACTCTAACCAGTAGTAGTAATATACGCGCGCTTTGATTTATATGGAGAAAAGTAGGAAAAATGAATTCAAATCCTATGAAAAGTTTCCCGAAAAGTTTCCCAAAAAGTCTACTGATAGAttcgcgcccatacacgctcagcattcaaggcccaaccgacacccacccgtATGgaccggctgtacccaaggcctcccaacccatactagaaaaccttggatACTAAGGGatgcccatacctcccccctataaacaacaccttagctcccacatcttctgatgtgggacaatccaggcccaaccgacacccacccatatgggccggctgtacccaaggcctcccaacccatactagaaaaccttggatACTAAGGGatgcccatacctcccccctataaacaacaccttagctcccacatcttctgatgtgggacaatccaatcaataccctccccttcaagaacAACGCctacgttggtcgagcaccatggccgacccCTCCGCAGGGCCCTTGCCCCcgtgggtcgagcaccatggccatAACAAGATCGTATGCTCCGATACtattgatagagtcgcgcccatacacgctcagcacccaagacCCAACCGACACCTGCCCATAtaggccggctgtacccaaggcctcccagcccatactagaaaaccttgagtactaagggaggcccatacctccccctataaacaataccttagctcccacatcttccgatgtgggacaatcctatcatcTACTGTTCTATACCAATACATGATAATGCCTGGGTCGCATGATGTCATATTACAAGAAAATCATGCCTAAGAAGTAACACAAGAACATTAGAAAGAGAGAGCAAGcaagtgtgagagagagagagagaataagggAGAACAGCGAGTTACCCATTTAAAGTTGGAATTGTGACCTGACTTTTTTCTAGGTAGTTACTGACATCAACAAATTCAGACAAGGGAGAAGCGATGGGCCCATCGACGGAGGATGCAACAGATGCCAAGTAATCTGTTCTTTGACACGATGAGAGATCCTTGTTCCTTCCATCAATAGGAAATGCCAAAGCGAATAACTTCATAACTAATTGAAGCTCCACTCCTACTGAACTATGTTCTGCTTGTGCAATCATCTGCATCAAAAAGCAAATGTAGGTTCTCAATTAAGGAAGGTCTAAGATGAACTTCTAATACcaaatgacaaaaagaaaaaagaacacatcCCACGGCTAAAAAGCAACCTTTGGAGGATCCTGCTCCAGGTCCACAAAGAGAATTTGTGTTTCCGAGTTCAAGCTAGAATTAACATGCTCAGCAAGTCCTCTCACATGTATTAGATATATCATATCTTCTATTACCATTACTTTTAGTTGCTCAAAGATGGGTGATTCCTGACAAAATGatatatgaaagaaagaaaagttaaaCCTGAACTAAAAGTAATCTCACTCACAATGAAAAGGAGATGGATAAGCAACTGCAATAATGATGTAGTGCAGCTAACATGAACTCTTCTACACTCATAAAGAAAACCATGAACACTACTAAAATGATCCAAACAAAGAACTAGAAAGTAGACTATCAACTGAACCTTCAGCCTCAATCCTAATGGAAATCACCAAAAAGCAGAACACATGTTCACAAAGGTTGATGCATGATTGAAGATGTTACTAACTACAAGATGCCACTGCCATTGCAATCAACACTTTGTCCAAAACCAAGCAATATATGTGTGGAATGTGACATTGGTTATCACTTGAACTTTTTTAACTTAATTGGGATGAAAAAGAAGTTTTAAGAACTTAATAATTTAACGAACACTGATTAATTCATACATTTTATAATAAGGCTACTGATTTAGTTTTACTGGAAAAGGGGATATGAGTATGCCAAGGAAAAAAATGCTGCACGTAAGATTCAACCAATAAAATTTGACACAACAGAGAGGTTAAAACATGTATAGCAATAATTACACATGAAAATGACTGATAGAACTCGAACGAACTAATATATCCAGTGCAGAAGAGGGATAAGCCTTCTGGGAAACATATATACTAAAAGACAAAGTATCATCGGTGTTAAGAAATATAAACTCTTTTATATTCTATTGGTTTCATAATAGGCTACCAatagtaaaaaaataatgaaataaatgcAATGTATCTCTAACTCCTGCCAGAGAGAGACACAACAGGTATTTCCTCTTCATTTAAATATGAATACCACTATTTAGTGTTAAACTGGTAGATGATTTTGGTGCCTATATTTGAAATGTGCATCAGCATTAAGCACAACAATCCTCTAGCATTTAAGAACCATCCTCGTATAATGCTTTGAAAAGAAAGTTCCAATTTACGTCAAATAATAGAAAGACAAAATGAATACTAGCACATTACCATTACTTGATTACCATCAGCGAGTAATTAGCAATGAGTTCTTTGTGATAACTAGTAAAGTCAAGATATCACCATCCAATGTGAGGCATTAAAAGCCTCCAAATTGGTCGCCCAAGCCAAACATTCAAACATACAGTTACTACTATGTGCAATCTGAACATTTATCCTCACATCGACGGCATAGAGCATGATGAATTCATTGTAGACAGTTTTTCAAAGATTCTCCAAGTTATAAATGCATGAAAGTCCCTAAATATACAAGTAAACGACTAAACTAAAGCATTGTTAACCATGAAAAACATTATCCAATTATCAGGCATAAAATGATGCGACCATCTAAAATTTAGATATTAAGACTCCTCCACAGATGCTCTCAATATAAATCTCGATGACTAATCAACTTATTCATTAATGTGGAtacaattacatttttttaatatattctGCGGTGGATATAACTACTACTTTAgttgatgtgatttttttttttaattaaagtgCTACATCTTCCTTGCTAAAAGCGTGTTCTCATCATGATTATATGATGAAGCTACTATACATTAGAAAGGTTAAAAAGGCTTTACTTTCCCCAGTAGTAAAGCATTTTCATGGATTGTCTCGGCTACTCATCTTAATAACTGGATCTTACTCTTTTATCAGATGGCTTTCAGCATTTCAAGTTTCTGCTTTTGGACTTTCCTATTGAAAAAATTGGTTCACATGGAAAAACTCTACATTATGAAAAACTCTAGCTATTGAGAAATTATCATTCCAAGAGGAACCACCAGATGGAAAAGCTCTAGTTAATCACAAATCAGCATTCCGATATTCTCATCCTAAGAATAACAGTAACTCTACAATCACTGAATCATCGAAAAATTCGAAGTATTTTATCGAACTTAGGGAAATTTCCAATTgaaaacacaaacaaatatCATCATATATGATTAGATTGGCTAGTAGGTACGACAACATTACGTATTTTCAAATACCTCAATTATAATATACACAGATAGATGGGATTGATCTAGCAacaaaaaataggaaaagaatgTCAATCATTGTGCAACTTGTAGAACCAACAAAATGGAGGGATTATCATTTCAACGAAGAGTAGGGAAAGGAGGGAGTTGTGGGAAGGGTGGAGAGCAATTTTGCGAAGTTCATACTAATCTATTTAACACTTCAGTGAGACCTTTTGACAAAATTTGACGAGTTCACATAAATGTTCTTGTAGTTCAGGCATCTTTCCACCATAGTCCACCATTATAACCGGCCTCATCCCTGTGCACAATGCCAGAATATCTGCCCAAAATTTCcaataaatttcaattttcactgCTTGAAGATCTGatatgaaaaaattataaattgaaCTACCCTTCACATATAAACATGCTAAACTTTCATGGTGgaaagaaatatataaaaaattccaGTATACCCAGATCAAGTGAACGAGAATTGTGCATAAAAAACCATTAAAAGACTTGTATTAATCACTATAATCATCCCTCTCTACAGaaagtataaatattaaaaGCTAAACATAGAATCAAAATGTTTCagattaattttttaatgtaatttggCTACTAGATCATGAAGGAAAAGCAACCCATTGAATTGATGAAATGCATTGTTAGAGCCAACAGAAAACCAAAAACCCAAATcacaagataaaataaaataaaataaaaaagaaaacacaaaaagggCACCTATCTGGAGTCGTCGCATAGCTGCAGGTTTAAGTCGCCATTTGATATGAAAGAGAGAAGTATCCAACACTTTCAATACTACGTCCTCTTCCAATTCAAACTCCATTTGTGAAGATTTTATTATTTCGGACAGTAAAGTTGTAGGCTTTTACGAGTGTTTTAGGAGGAAATGGATATCTGGGACTCCGAAAGTCTCTGCGGATGCCATCGAGTGGAGACTGACCCTAGCACTCGTACGAAAAAGAAATTGATCGACCCTTAAACGGTCCAAACCATTGGTTCGATTATTTTTGGCCGAACCGTATAACTGATAGTTATGTCCGTACAacatcatacaatatataaaaggaGAAGATGGGGGAAAGAcaatttttgatcactgaaataTTTGATCAGGTTTAACTCAGTCacccatttttcaaatatttcaatttggGTATTCAAATTTCGAAATTGTTCCAAATTAGTCACACGGGCAGATTTCACCCTATTTGGGCAGTCAACCATCCCATGTGGCATAATATAGTCAAAATCAACTAATTTAGGCTGATGTGGCTTGACACTTGTAATGGTAGTTGTAATCAAACCAAAACTTATCACTTTGTTCCAAATAACTCACTGGAATTGTAATTCCATGACATATCAATAActcaattaaccaaataatttataaaataaataagagtCCATATCATTATATTGTCTCAAAAACATAGCTATCACATGCAACAA includes the following:
- the LOC119990193 gene encoding uncharacterized protein LOC119990193 isoform X1 is translated as MEFELEEDVVLKVLDTSLFHIKWRLKPAAMRRLQIDILALCTGMRPVIMVDYGGKMPELQEHLCELVKFCQKESPIFEQLKVMVIEDMIYLIHVRGLAEHVNSSLNSETQILFVDLEQDPPKMIAQAEHSSVGVELQLVMKLFALAFPIDGRNKDLSSCQRTDYLASVASSVDGPIASPLSEFVDVSNYLEKSQVTIPTLNGWLLGYPVVYLFSKEHIADAIFNLSTKSLRVFRILVRRNSAFCKGAQQEELMSFSVPYDLSMGGSSEPWAEEFLIRLQSKWGKRKQTWRSLEMEVSECYPQAIVL
- the LOC119990193 gene encoding uncharacterized protein LOC119990193 isoform X2, translating into MEFELEEDVVLKVLDTSLFHIKWRLKPAAMRRLQIGMRPVIMVDYGGKMPELQEHLCELVKFCQKESPIFEQLKVMVIEDMIYLIHVRGLAEHVNSSLNSETQILFVDLEQDPPKMIAQAEHSSVGVELQLVMKLFALAFPIDGRNKDLSSCQRTDYLASVASSVDGPIASPLSEFVDVSNYLEKSQVTIPTLNGWLLGYPVVYLFSKEHIADAIFNLSTKSLRVFRILVRRNSAFCKGAQQEELMSFSVPYDLSMGGSSEPWAEEFLIRLQSKWGKRKQTWRSLEMEVSECYPQAIVL